A genomic region of Fervidobacterium gondwanense DSM 13020 contains the following coding sequences:
- a CDS encoding glucoamylase family protein — MKQNEILELEQRLSFNFFWNEVSQTDEGYGLILDNTLEKSVSSIASVGFGLSAIPIAVERGWISKNDGYQRALKTLETFRDRVEQKNGFFIHFVNMKDGKRAWKSEISVIDTALFLMGALTVGEYFGGSVYSTFEDIYARVDFPWYIDIKKNQYYMGYTYERGFFGNWDGYAEQLIMYILGVASPTHSIDPSVYYSFERKIGRYKDYELIYTYTGSLFTYQFSHAWIDFKEIADKDGVNWFENSVKATLANWEFCKDMHDHYKTLHEKSWGLTACDSPQGYRGDFGAPPSANNNTQHKTDGTVPPCGAIGSIIFTPEIVEDTAKYYFDNVPELWGEYGFKDAYNLDKSWVSKMYIGIDKGIEILMIENYKTGMIWDIVMKNKYVQKGLDLIGFKKAER; from the coding sequence ATGAAACAAAACGAAATACTTGAGTTAGAGCAGAGATTATCGTTCAACTTTTTCTGGAATGAAGTATCTCAGACAGATGAAGGTTACGGGCTCATACTGGACAACACCTTAGAAAAGTCTGTATCAAGCATCGCTTCAGTTGGATTTGGATTGAGCGCTATACCAATTGCTGTTGAACGTGGTTGGATTTCGAAGAATGATGGTTATCAACGAGCTTTAAAAACTCTCGAAACGTTTAGAGATAGAGTTGAGCAGAAAAATGGTTTCTTTATCCACTTCGTAAACATGAAAGATGGTAAGAGGGCGTGGAAATCCGAAATATCCGTCATCGATACCGCACTATTTTTGATGGGAGCTTTAACGGTCGGAGAATATTTCGGAGGAAGTGTTTACAGTACTTTTGAGGATATATACGCGCGTGTAGATTTTCCATGGTATATTGACATCAAGAAGAACCAATACTATATGGGCTACACTTACGAGAGGGGATTTTTCGGGAATTGGGATGGATACGCCGAGCAGTTGATTATGTATATCCTCGGAGTAGCTTCACCGACTCACTCGATCGACCCATCTGTGTACTATTCGTTCGAAAGAAAAATCGGAAGGTACAAAGATTATGAACTCATCTACACGTACACTGGCTCTCTCTTCACTTATCAATTCTCGCACGCATGGATCGATTTCAAGGAAATCGCAGACAAAGATGGTGTAAATTGGTTTGAAAATTCGGTGAAGGCAACGCTCGCCAACTGGGAATTCTGTAAAGACATGCACGATCATTACAAGACCTTGCATGAAAAGTCGTGGGGGTTGACAGCTTGCGATTCACCGCAAGGTTACAGGGGAGATTTCGGTGCACCACCATCAGCAAACAACAACACCCAGCACAAAACGGATGGAACAGTTCCACCGTGTGGTGCAATCGGTTCAATAATATTTACACCTGAAATCGTTGAAGACACGGCCAAATACTACTTCGACAACGTTCCTGAACTATGGGGAGAGTATGGTTTTAAAGACGCATACAATCTCGACAAAAGTTGGGTTTCTAAGATGTATATAGGCATCGATAAGGGAATAGAGATCTTGATGATTGAGAACTACAAAACCGGTATGATTTGGGATATAGTCATGAAGAACAAATATGTTCAAAAAGGGCTTGATTTAATTGGTTTCAAGAAAGCAGAGCGTTAA
- a CDS encoding glucoamylase family protein, with amino-acid sequence MSASKIKSTLVFFLVILSLSTFARNVLPDVLLQEYKGSFMYFLEQTNWNEKSPSYGLVRDRYPGNPTIASIASTGFGLTALVIGVEEGWITKEDGYKKALGTLETLLKLEHFNGFFYHFLDINTGKRAWNSEVSTIDTAILMCGVLTAGRYFGGQVWDKARQLYERINWNKMVHPVKNYFYMAYYPEKGFEGHWDFYAEQLMLYILGAGTPNEKYRIDPAVYYSFKRNYGSYKGEKFIHSWFGSLFTYQYSHAWIDFRNWYDKLGVNWYENSVKASLANYNYCIDNSEKFKSFTIGWGVTACDTNRGYNGLLGTPPSGNNNTVHQIDGTLAPAGALGSIVFTPKETLWAVENYYKLPNLVGKYGLKDAFNLDLNWYATDYIGIDKGITLVMIANYKDEIVWKVFMDIQYVKEGLKNLGFVYKKN; translated from the coding sequence ATGTCGGCTTCTAAGATTAAAAGCACTCTTGTTTTCTTTTTAGTAATTCTGAGCTTATCAACGTTTGCTCGGAATGTTCTGCCTGATGTACTGCTGCAAGAGTACAAAGGCTCGTTCATGTACTTCCTTGAGCAAACGAACTGGAATGAAAAGAGTCCTAGTTACGGTTTGGTGCGCGATAGGTACCCAGGTAACCCAACGATTGCAAGCATCGCTTCAACGGGATTTGGATTGACAGCGCTTGTAATCGGCGTGGAGGAAGGATGGATAACGAAGGAAGATGGATACAAAAAGGCTTTAGGAACTTTAGAGACACTACTCAAACTTGAGCACTTCAATGGCTTCTTCTATCACTTCTTAGACATCAACACTGGAAAACGTGCTTGGAACAGTGAGGTATCGACGATAGATACCGCGATACTGATGTGTGGTGTGCTCACAGCGGGAAGATACTTTGGAGGACAAGTTTGGGATAAGGCAAGACAACTTTATGAACGCATAAACTGGAACAAGATGGTTCATCCTGTGAAAAACTATTTCTACATGGCGTACTATCCGGAAAAAGGTTTTGAAGGACATTGGGATTTCTATGCTGAACAGCTGATGCTCTACATACTTGGAGCTGGAACTCCGAATGAGAAGTACCGAATAGATCCAGCTGTTTATTACTCATTTAAAAGAAATTACGGTAGCTACAAGGGCGAAAAGTTCATACACTCTTGGTTCGGTTCACTTTTCACATATCAATATTCCCACGCATGGATAGACTTCAGGAACTGGTATGATAAACTTGGAGTAAATTGGTACGAAAATTCTGTCAAAGCAAGCCTTGCAAATTACAATTACTGTATTGATAACTCAGAAAAGTTCAAAAGCTTTACAATCGGTTGGGGCGTCACTGCGTGCGATACAAATAGAGGTTACAACGGGCTTCTTGGAACCCCCCCTTCTGGAAACAACAACACGGTGCACCAGATAGACGGAACGTTAGCGCCGGCTGGAGCGCTCGGTTCGATCGTCTTTACGCCAAAGGAAACCCTTTGGGCTGTAGAAAACTACTACAAACTGCCGAATCTCGTTGGAAAATACGGACTGAAGGATGCGTTCAACTTGGATTTAAACTGGTACGCAACGGATTACATAGGCATAGATAAAGGGATCACGTTAGTAATGATTGCAAATTACAAAGACGAAATTGTTTGGAAGGTTTTTATGGATATTCAATATGTTAAGGAAGGTCTGAAAAATTTGGGATTTGTTTATAAGAAAAATTGA
- a CDS encoding carbohydrate ABC transporter permease, giving the protein MSKTNKYELLLIKKRAVNSVQLASTYFLLLLIGFVFVYPVIYMLSYSFMDVSDLVNPLVKWIPTKLYTGNFKDAAKVLDYANVLIQTIIVSVVPSVLQTFSASLVGYGFSRFKFPGKNILLAIAIATFILPPQVTMIPQFLMFKDLNLLGTIWSLVLPATFAQGIRSAIFILIFYQFFNMFPKSLEEAAKIDGASTFTVFYKVVAPSAVPAYLISFLFSLVWYWNDTVITALYLGEKWTTLPLQLQRFEDTFRRIYQATPGVATGRTINEAVVMAGTLLSIVPLLLIYFFAQDWFVESIDRTGITGE; this is encoded by the coding sequence ATGAGCAAGACAAACAAGTACGAACTGCTCTTGATTAAGAAGAGAGCTGTCAATTCAGTTCAGCTTGCGAGTACATATTTTCTGTTGCTTCTCATCGGATTCGTCTTCGTATATCCGGTTATATACATGCTCTCTTACAGTTTTATGGATGTTTCAGATTTAGTTAACCCCTTAGTGAAGTGGATTCCTACCAAATTGTACACAGGCAATTTCAAAGATGCGGCTAAGGTTTTAGACTATGCAAACGTGCTTATTCAAACGATAATTGTATCAGTAGTGCCGTCTGTACTCCAAACGTTCTCAGCATCGTTAGTGGGGTACGGATTCTCGAGATTCAAATTTCCAGGAAAGAATATCCTTCTTGCGATAGCTATTGCCACTTTCATATTACCGCCACAAGTAACTATGATTCCTCAGTTCCTCATGTTTAAGGATTTGAATCTTCTCGGCACGATATGGTCGTTGGTCTTGCCCGCAACGTTTGCGCAAGGAATCAGGAGTGCAATATTCATTCTTATTTTCTACCAATTCTTCAACATGTTCCCAAAATCGCTTGAGGAGGCAGCCAAAATCGATGGTGCATCAACCTTCACCGTTTTCTACAAAGTCGTCGCACCTTCCGCTGTGCCGGCATATCTGATATCGTTTTTGTTCTCGCTTGTGTGGTACTGGAACGATACGGTTATTACGGCGCTGTACTTGGGCGAAAAGTGGACGACTCTGCCGCTGCAACTTCAAAGATTCGAAGATACGTTCAGAAGGATATATCAAGCAACGCCCGGCGTTGCTACAGGCAGAACAATAAATGAGGCAGTTGTCATGGCGGGCACGCTCTTGAGCATCGTACCTCTGCTCCTGATTTATTTCTTCGCTCAAGACTGGTTTGTTGAAAGTATAGACAGGACTGGAATAACTGGTGAGTGA
- a CDS encoding carbohydrate ABC transporter permease encodes MKLKLSTREAIKGLIFVSPWIVGFLIFTLIPLIRTFYYSLNEVKVTAEGVRTFFVGLKNFKDAFLTDVNYPQLLIDYFMQMFVFVPIIVSFALVTSLLLNMKIKGRGFFRTIYFLPVVISSGPVFSKLMDKGAMTFSGLANFQFIRDLQSSLPPAFARVVGMFISGFIMILWYSGVQILIYLAGLQKIDRSMYEAAKIDGASSWQMLWKITMPVLASFTLVNIIYTIVTVSTFATSPIIQKILVDMYRPERGLGYASALSWIYFIAILIVIGAFVLIASIYRKRVRVS; translated from the coding sequence GTGAAATTGAAACTCAGCACGCGCGAAGCTATAAAGGGATTAATTTTTGTTTCGCCTTGGATCGTAGGTTTCTTGATTTTTACTTTAATACCGCTGATACGAACTTTCTATTACAGCCTCAACGAGGTGAAAGTGACAGCCGAGGGTGTGAGGACGTTTTTCGTCGGATTAAAAAACTTTAAAGATGCGTTTTTGACGGACGTAAATTATCCACAGCTTCTTATAGATTATTTCATGCAGATGTTTGTTTTTGTGCCGATCATCGTATCTTTTGCACTTGTCACATCTTTGCTTTTGAACATGAAAATAAAGGGCAGGGGATTTTTCAGAACGATTTATTTCCTACCAGTTGTAATATCAAGCGGTCCTGTTTTTAGTAAACTTATGGATAAAGGTGCGATGACGTTCTCTGGTTTGGCTAATTTCCAGTTTATACGGGATCTGCAATCAAGCCTTCCACCTGCGTTTGCAAGGGTAGTTGGAATGTTTATTTCAGGATTTATAATGATACTCTGGTACTCTGGTGTACAGATTCTCATCTACCTTGCAGGTTTGCAGAAGATAGACAGGAGCATGTACGAAGCGGCAAAGATCGACGGTGCGTCAAGCTGGCAGATGCTCTGGAAAATAACTATGCCAGTTCTTGCGTCTTTTACGCTCGTTAACATAATCTACACTATCGTTACTGTATCAACATTCGCAACAAGCCCTATAATACAAAAAATACTTGTAGATATGTACAGACCGGAAAGAGGGTTGGGCTACGCATCAGCACTTTCTTGGATTTACTTCATCGCAATTCTGATAGTAATCGGTGCCTTTGTGTTGATAGCGTCTATATACAGAAAGAGGGTTAGGGTGTCATGA
- a CDS encoding DUF5696 domain-containing protein: MLKSDKYSAIRRIAFKSVLVFLTIVLIALLVKSGPEVVTQVTQKTFEEAPYRFHVPDYLLKLENNILSVGIDPRSLAFIVEDKRNGAIWKSVMPNEDSELNQTWNLFFNSSISVEFYDSSKNVRRAYLTRDGEVSKYSYADSSLTAHVRFGNVGISFDVIYELVDDSLRISVNNIKESEYKILGIYVYPYIGASKGTVAGSFLVADGVGAKIDLSKTTTATAPLKMRMYGEDIGFQEVIPYKYFKNVKSPENYALPIYGIIYNEGQNSKGLLGVIEKGDFYAEINAYRSGIVTPFNWISPRIVLRDMHKKLLNKAGEGITIPQEEINTTSFSVRYFFISQPSEYSLEYSLLRRFVEEYVEEKTAVESRAPMFKFDILMSEAKKSTFGYSLVEMTTEEDLTKMKEMLNRISKENIFVLRGYSKGGLSINSPIHIPFEKKVMNNANNLSKDYFYVEYISVSKESKSVRKNYIAQNRLEQLMEYENTYIISPYAVKRILDEELAEFSEYGISNFAIGTFGKLMYSTYTDNRQDVFEVLSEAFSKMSKAIVYGTNWYVTKVAGMISDAPLSNSMYEIEDEEFPIVPYILRHFGPVFSKPLNLSSDYNYELLKCIEYGVLPSFYLTWENSEKLVETQSRDLISTKFTDWYEKIKEARELYSKALGFFLSVPRHRQEISKGVYKVTYENETVVVFNYTDKVINVDGITVEPMSFAVINKQ; the protein is encoded by the coding sequence GTGCTAAAGTCAGATAAGTATTCTGCGATAAGAAGAATTGCCTTTAAAAGCGTTTTGGTGTTCTTAACAATAGTGCTCATAGCACTCTTGGTTAAGAGTGGACCAGAGGTTGTTACTCAGGTCACTCAAAAGACCTTTGAGGAGGCACCTTACAGATTTCATGTTCCGGATTATTTGCTGAAACTCGAAAATAACATTCTAAGTGTTGGTATCGATCCAAGATCACTCGCGTTCATAGTCGAGGACAAACGAAATGGTGCTATCTGGAAGTCCGTTATGCCGAATGAAGATAGCGAACTGAACCAAACTTGGAATCTGTTCTTCAATTCAAGTATCAGCGTAGAATTTTACGACTCTTCTAAAAATGTTAGGAGAGCGTATTTGACAAGAGATGGCGAGGTTTCTAAATATTCTTATGCTGATTCATCGCTGACAGCTCATGTAAGATTCGGAAATGTCGGGATCTCATTCGATGTTATTTACGAACTCGTAGATGATTCTCTAAGGATTTCCGTGAATAATATCAAAGAAAGCGAATACAAGATTTTGGGAATTTACGTATATCCATACATTGGAGCGTCAAAAGGAACAGTAGCTGGAAGTTTCTTAGTAGCGGACGGTGTCGGGGCAAAGATTGACCTTTCAAAAACAACTACCGCTACCGCTCCATTGAAGATGAGGATGTATGGTGAAGATATCGGGTTCCAAGAAGTTATCCCTTACAAGTACTTCAAGAACGTAAAATCACCCGAGAACTACGCTCTGCCAATTTATGGGATTATATACAACGAGGGCCAGAATTCGAAAGGGCTTTTGGGTGTTATCGAAAAAGGCGACTTTTATGCAGAGATAAATGCGTATAGATCAGGTATTGTTACACCTTTTAACTGGATATCCCCGCGAATAGTCTTGAGAGATATGCACAAGAAGTTGCTCAACAAAGCTGGGGAAGGTATAACTATACCTCAAGAGGAAATCAATACGACAAGTTTTTCAGTCCGATATTTCTTCATAAGTCAGCCGTCTGAATACTCTCTTGAGTATTCTTTACTTAGACGATTTGTTGAAGAGTACGTAGAGGAAAAAACTGCTGTAGAATCAAGAGCACCAATGTTTAAGTTCGACATCCTAATGTCTGAGGCTAAAAAATCCACTTTTGGATACTCTTTGGTCGAAATGACGACGGAAGAAGATTTAACGAAGATGAAAGAGATGTTGAACAGAATATCGAAAGAAAACATTTTTGTTTTGCGCGGTTATTCGAAGGGCGGTTTGTCGATTAATTCTCCTATCCATATTCCGTTCGAGAAAAAAGTTATGAATAACGCAAATAACCTTTCAAAAGATTATTTCTACGTTGAATATATCAGTGTTTCGAAAGAGTCTAAAAGCGTTCGAAAGAACTACATAGCACAGAATAGATTAGAACAGCTTATGGAGTATGAAAATACTTACATAATCTCACCGTACGCAGTGAAAAGAATTTTAGATGAGGAATTGGCGGAGTTTTCAGAGTACGGTATAAGCAATTTTGCGATTGGAACCTTTGGTAAGCTTATGTACTCCACTTACACCGATAACCGGCAAGATGTCTTCGAGGTATTGAGCGAGGCTTTTTCGAAGATGTCAAAGGCTATCGTATATGGGACAAACTGGTATGTAACAAAAGTTGCAGGTATGATATCCGATGCTCCCCTTTCCAATTCCATGTACGAAATTGAGGATGAAGAATTTCCGATTGTTCCGTATATTCTCAGGCATTTCGGTCCTGTGTTTTCAAAACCGCTTAATTTGTCCTCAGATTACAATTACGAGCTTTTGAAATGTATAGAATACGGCGTTCTTCCGTCGTTCTACCTGACTTGGGAGAATTCTGAAAAGCTTGTTGAAACGCAATCAAGAGATTTAATATCGACTAAGTTTACTGACTGGTACGAGAAGATCAAAGAAGCTCGAGAGTTGTACAGCAAAGCGCTTGGATTTTTCTTATCTGTTCCAAGGCACAGGCAGGAGATTTCGAAAGGCGTATATAAGGTCACCTATGAAAATGAAACTGTTGTAGTCTTCAATTACACGGACAAGGTTATAAATGTAGATGGAATTACCGTAGAACCTATGTCCTTTGCGGTAATTAATAAGCAGTGA
- a CDS encoding gluconolactonase gives MKLSAMRFVLIFCFLFSLLFTLTLFANTPYYTYTLGVGNNIVRIQDAFEPFEKLIFDTSSVSDIFWKFGKLYLADTQNAVVVVFDMGSRTYSYIGEGQLLNPEGIYVDDNGNVYVADSWGQSVYKFSNDGELLLTITKPESPIYGKSNDFIPLKVAADKRGNIYVVCQGVTNGLAVFNSEGRFLSFFGANTPKVTLRMVLQRLVFTESQKAQLLRIRPPSPTSLAIDSVNSVWTVTQGLFEDAIKRFNVAGVNVYPSLAVSDVNFIDIALDSLGNVYALSTNGMIYTYDLLGNLIFAFGGQSFYENRLGLFRTPAAITVSEDGKIFVLDKEDGSVVVLRPTKFGSLVLKGVHYYNQGMYMESEQIWREIKQMNSAFALTYRVLGNVEFKKENYSTAFEYFRLAQDSKGYSDAFWYIRNQWIQRIVGPIFVLVVAIALFDLIRTVLIRQGIIQKGERRKKLKDNWILRQIKYTILFLKNPFDGVYELKKHNSISFVTGIILYLILYLENILIRLIGSPLFFGFGAKRIDFLNLFVDTYRLFFLFVLGNFLVSEISEGEGRFKDIFIGTIVSFLPYILFSVPIALITNILTLNESFIYTFSMQVIWGWSLILLFIVIAQIHNFSFGETVKNILLTIFAMILITILIAIVSILVREEISFFTSVFEELIFRAKVR, from the coding sequence ATGAAGTTGTCAGCTATGAGATTTGTCTTGATCTTTTGTTTTCTCTTTTCATTACTCTTTACATTAACACTCTTTGCTAATACGCCGTATTATACCTACACACTCGGTGTGGGTAACAATATAGTTCGCATACAGGACGCATTTGAACCTTTCGAAAAGCTGATTTTCGATACAAGTTCAGTTTCTGATATATTCTGGAAATTTGGCAAACTTTACCTTGCGGATACTCAGAATGCTGTAGTTGTAGTGTTCGATATGGGGAGCAGAACTTATTCGTACATCGGGGAAGGACAGTTGTTGAACCCTGAGGGGATATACGTAGACGATAACGGCAACGTCTACGTTGCAGATTCCTGGGGACAGAGTGTCTACAAGTTTTCAAATGATGGGGAATTGTTGCTCACGATTACAAAACCCGAGTCTCCAATATACGGAAAGTCGAACGATTTCATACCTCTAAAAGTTGCAGCTGACAAGAGGGGGAACATATACGTCGTATGTCAGGGCGTGACGAACGGGCTTGCAGTTTTCAATAGCGAAGGTAGATTCCTAAGCTTTTTTGGTGCAAACACGCCAAAGGTTACGCTCAGGATGGTACTCCAAAGGCTCGTCTTTACAGAATCTCAAAAAGCCCAGCTGCTGAGGATAAGACCTCCTTCGCCAACGAGTTTGGCAATAGATTCGGTCAATTCGGTTTGGACAGTGACACAGGGGTTATTTGAAGATGCAATTAAGAGATTCAACGTGGCCGGTGTGAATGTCTATCCGTCTCTGGCTGTATCAGACGTAAACTTCATTGATATCGCACTTGATAGCCTCGGGAATGTTTATGCGCTCTCGACAAATGGGATGATCTACACTTACGACTTGCTTGGAAATTTAATTTTTGCCTTCGGTGGGCAGAGTTTCTACGAGAACCGGTTGGGGTTATTCAGAACACCAGCCGCCATTACCGTTTCCGAAGATGGAAAGATATTCGTTCTGGATAAGGAGGATGGAAGCGTTGTCGTACTCAGACCGACGAAATTTGGCAGTCTTGTGTTAAAAGGCGTGCATTACTACAACCAGGGAATGTATATGGAAAGCGAACAGATATGGCGAGAAATAAAACAGATGAACTCAGCATTCGCACTTACATACAGGGTGCTTGGAAATGTAGAGTTCAAGAAAGAGAATTATTCAACAGCGTTCGAATATTTCAGATTGGCACAAGATTCAAAGGGCTATTCCGACGCATTTTGGTACATACGCAATCAGTGGATTCAAAGAATAGTTGGACCAATTTTCGTGTTAGTAGTGGCAATCGCATTGTTTGATTTGATAAGAACGGTTTTGATTAGACAGGGGATAATACAAAAAGGCGAACGCAGAAAGAAATTGAAAGACAACTGGATACTGAGGCAAATTAAATACACTATTTTATTCTTGAAAAATCCATTCGATGGCGTTTACGAATTGAAAAAACATAACAGCATTTCCTTTGTAACCGGGATTATCCTGTATCTAATACTTTACTTGGAAAATATACTTATCAGACTCATAGGTTCGCCTTTGTTCTTTGGATTTGGAGCTAAGAGGATAGATTTCTTGAATCTCTTTGTTGATACTTACAGGCTCTTCTTCCTTTTCGTTCTTGGAAACTTCCTCGTGAGTGAAATATCAGAAGGTGAGGGGCGATTCAAGGATATCTTCATCGGTACTATAGTATCGTTCTTACCGTATATCCTATTCTCAGTTCCTATAGCTTTAATCACAAACATACTTACACTGAATGAGTCTTTCATCTACACATTCTCTATGCAAGTAATCTGGGGTTGGTCGCTCATATTACTCTTCATCGTAATAGCGCAGATACACAACTTCTCATTTGGTGAGACAGTTAAGAACATTTTGCTTACGATCTTCGCGATGATACTGATAACTATCTTGATAGCCATAGTTTCGATATTAGTGAGAGAAGAGATTTCTTTCTTCACCTCTGTCTTCGAGGAGTTGATCTTCCGTGCTAAAGTCAGATAA
- a CDS encoding carbohydrate ABC transporter permease, whose protein sequence is MAFKGTKINPERFDKSQIKFYVFLIPLAIFMAIPLVFIFSNAFKPYSELFAFPPRIFVRNPTLQNFRLLFSSMTQSGIPVSRYLFNSFLISIAVVFLSILISTMAGYILSKKNFRLKKLLFEINTLALMFVPIAVSIPRYVIIARLGLIDNFLAHILPNLAMPVGLFLVKQFIDQIPDSLIEAAKIDGASDWYIYLKVILPLTRPAVATVAILSFQTAWNSTEASLIYINNESLKNFAYYMSTLSGSAGTVAGAGIAAAAASIMFLPNLIIFIFTQSKVMNTMAHSGIK, encoded by the coding sequence ATGGCATTTAAAGGTACTAAGATAAATCCAGAGAGGTTCGATAAGAGTCAAATAAAATTTTACGTATTCTTGATACCACTCGCCATTTTTATGGCGATTCCCCTTGTTTTCATCTTTTCAAACGCATTCAAACCGTACAGTGAACTCTTCGCATTTCCACCACGGATATTTGTGAGGAACCCGACTCTGCAGAACTTCAGGCTTTTGTTCAGCTCGATGACACAGTCCGGCATACCTGTCAGCCGGTATCTTTTCAACAGCTTTTTAATATCGATTGCCGTAGTGTTTTTATCGATTCTCATCAGCACGATGGCTGGATATATACTCTCTAAGAAGAATTTTAGACTAAAGAAATTATTATTTGAAATCAATACGTTAGCACTTATGTTTGTCCCAATCGCAGTCTCTATTCCAAGGTACGTTATTATTGCGAGGCTCGGACTCATCGATAACTTCCTTGCTCACATCCTGCCAAACCTCGCAATGCCCGTTGGATTGTTTTTAGTAAAGCAATTCATTGATCAAATTCCAGATTCGTTGATCGAAGCTGCGAAGATCGACGGTGCGAGCGATTGGTATATATATTTGAAGGTTATTCTTCCACTTACAAGACCCGCAGTCGCCACTGTAGCGATTCTGTCGTTCCAGACTGCGTGGAATTCAACAGAAGCATCACTTATATACATAAACAACGAGAGTTTAAAGAATTTTGCGTATTACATGTCGACGCTAAGTGGAAGTGCCGGTACGGTTGCCGGTGCAGGTATTGCAGCTGCAGCCGCTTCTATAATGTTCTTGCCCAATTTGATAATATTCATATTCACGCAGAGCAAAGTAATGAACACTATGGCGCACTCAGGTATTAAATAA
- a CDS encoding carbohydrate ABC transporter permease — protein MKKYDRKWIITFLSPYILLFSIFIILPTILAVLLSFTNFNTIQFPRFIGVKNYISLFTTDSVFMQYVLPNTIKFAIIVGPLGYFLAFFLAWMLAQIPRVPRTILSLIIYSPSMTVGVAMQVIWLTIFSGDKSGYLNSFLLRLGLIDQPVQWLQSPKYLFTTMVIVTLWSSMGVGFLAMLAGVLNTDPQIYEAGYVDGISKRWQEIFYLTIPMMKPQMLFGAVMSVVSTFQAGYIGVMLSGSNPTPQYSGQLIVNHIEDFGFMRYEMGYAAAISVVLLIMIWVSSKFVWALFLEKD, from the coding sequence ATGAAAAAATACGATCGCAAATGGATAATTACATTCCTTTCTCCTTATATCTTGCTCTTCAGCATATTTATAATTCTTCCAACGATACTCGCTGTTTTGCTGTCGTTCACAAATTTCAACACTATACAATTTCCAAGATTCATTGGCGTGAAGAACTATATTTCTCTTTTTACGACCGACAGTGTCTTTATGCAGTACGTTCTTCCGAATACGATAAAATTCGCTATCATCGTAGGTCCGTTGGGTTATTTCTTGGCATTCTTCCTTGCATGGATGTTAGCCCAGATTCCAAGGGTGCCGAGAACTATCCTTTCTCTAATAATATACTCACCATCAATGACCGTTGGCGTTGCGATGCAGGTTATATGGTTGACGATTTTTAGCGGTGATAAGTCTGGATATCTGAATAGCTTTTTGTTAAGGCTTGGACTGATTGATCAGCCCGTCCAATGGCTGCAGTCGCCAAAGTACCTTTTTACCACTATGGTTATAGTAACTTTGTGGAGCAGTATGGGGGTTGGTTTCTTAGCGATGCTCGCAGGCGTGTTGAACACAGACCCGCAGATATACGAAGCTGGCTATGTCGATGGGATATCGAAAAGGTGGCAAGAAATCTTCTATCTCACGATACCAATGATGAAACCGCAAATGCTATTCGGTGCAGTTATGTCAGTTGTTTCGACGTTTCAGGCTGGTTATATTGGAGTCATGCTCTCAGGATCGAATCCGACGCCTCAGTACTCCGGTCAGCTCATAGTGAACCACATCGAAGATTTCGGATTTATGAGGTACGAAATGGGGTACGCTGCTGCGATTTCCGTCGTCCTCTTAATCATGATTTGGGTAAGTTCAAAATTCGTCTGGGCACTGTTTTTAGAGAAGGATTGA